A genomic stretch from Theropithecus gelada isolate Dixy chromosome 2, Tgel_1.0, whole genome shotgun sequence includes:
- the USP19 gene encoding ubiquitin carboxyl-terminal hydrolase 19 isoform X5 — MSGGASATGPRRGPPGLEDATSKKKQKDRANQESKDGDPRKETGSRYVAQAGLELLASGDPSASASCAAGITGSRHHSRLFFPSLSGSASTPREEQTKEGACEDPHDLLATPPPELLLDWRQSAEEVIVKLHVGVGPLQLEDVDAAFTDTDCVVRFAGGQQWGGVFYAEIKSSCAKVQTRKGSLLHLTLPKKVPMLTWPSLLKKPLGTQELVPGLQCQENGQELSPTALEPGPEPHRAKQEARNQKRAQGRGEVGSGAGPGAQAGPSAKRAVHLCRGPEGEGSRDDPGPRGDAPPFVADPATQVEVDEQLCIPPVNPQTCLLGSEENLALLAGEKAVSPGNDPVSPAMVRSRNSGKDDCAKEEMAVAADAATLVDGKEPESMVNLAFVKNDSYEKGPDSVVVHVYVKEICRDTSRVLFREQDFTLIFQTRDGNFLRLHPGCGPHTIFRWQVKLRNLIEPEQCTFCFTASRIDICLRKRQSQRWGGLEAPATRVGGAKVAVPTGPTPLDSTPPGGAPHPLTGQEEARAMEKDKSKARSEDTGLESVATRTPMEHVTPKPETHLASPKPTCMVPPMPHSPVSGDSVEEEEEEEKKVCLPGFTGLVNLGNTCFMNSVIQSLSNTRELRDFFHDRSFEAEINYNNPLGTGGRLAIGFAVLLRALWKGTHHAFQPSKLKAIVASKASQFTGYAQHDAQEFMAFLLDGLHEDLNRIQNKPYTETVDSDGRPDEVVAEEAWQRHKMRNDSFIVDLFQGQYKSKLVCPVCAKVSITFDPFLYLPVPLPQKQKVLPVFYFAREPHSKPIKFLVSVSKENSTASEVLDSLSQSVRVKPENLRLAEVIKNRFHRVFLPSHSLDTVSPSDMLLCFELLSPELAKERVVVLEVQQRPQVPSVPISKCAACQRKQQSEDEKLKRCTRCYRVGYCNQLCQKTHWPDHKGLCRPENIGYPFLVSVPASRLTYARLAQLLEGYARYSVSVFQPPFQPGRMALESQSPGCTTLLSTGSLEAGDSERDPIQPPELQLVTPMAEGDTGLPRVWAAPDRGPVPSTSGISSEILASGPTEVGSLPAGERVSRPEAAVPGYQHPSEAMNAHTPQFFIYKIDSSNREQRLEDKGDTPLELGDDCSLALVWRNNERLQEFVLVASKELECAEDPGSAGEAARAGHFTLDQCLNLFTRPEVLAPEEAWYCPQCKQHREASKQLLLWRLPNVLIVQLKRFSFRSFIWRDKINDLVEFPVRNLDLSKFCIGQKEEQLPSYDLYAVINHYGGMIGGHYTACARLPNDRSSQRSDVGWRLFDDSTVTTVDESQVVTRYAYVLFYRRRNSPVERPPRAGHSEHHPDLGPAAEAAASQGLGPGQAPEVAPTRTAPERFAPPVDRPAPTYSNMEEVD; from the exons ATGTCTGGCGGGGCCAGTGCCACAGGCCCAAGGAGAGGGCCCCCAGGACTGGAGGACGCAACTAGTAAGAAGAAGCAGAAGGATCGAGCAAACCAGGAGAGCAAGGATGGAGATCCTAGGAAAG agacagggtctcgatatgttgcccaggctggtcttgaacttctggcctcaggtgatccttctgcctcagcctcctgcgcagctgggatcacaggctcacgccaccattcCCGGCTGTTCTTTCCTTCATTGTCAGGGTCAGCATCCACTCCTCGGGAGGAGCAGACCAAAGAGG GAGCTTGTGAAGACCCTCATGATCTCTTGGCTACTCCCCCTCCAGAGTTGTTGCTCGATTGGAGGCAGAGTGCAGAAGAGGTGATTGTCAAGCTTCATGTGGGAGTAGGTCCCCTGCAGCTGGAGGATGTAGATGCTGCTTTCACAGATACGGACTGTGTGGTGCGGTTTGCAG GTGGTCAGCAGTGGGGTGGTGTCTTCTATGCTGAGATAAAAAGCTCTTGTGCTAAAGTGCAAACCCGCAAGGGCAGTCTCCTGCACCTGACACTGCCCAAAAAGGTGCCTATGCTCACGTGGCCCTCCCTCCTG AAGAAACCTCTAGGGACCCAGGAGCTGGTGCCGGGGCTGCAGTGCCAGGAGAATGGGCAGGAACTGTCTCCCACTGCCCTGGAGCCAGGCCCTGAGCCCCACCGGGCTAAGCAGGAGGCCCGGAACCAGAAGCGGGCCCAGGGCCGTGGTGAGGTAGGCTCAGGGGCTGGCCCCGGGGCCCAGGCAGGGCCCAGCGCCAAGAGGGCTGTGCATCTCTGCAGAGGGCCAGAGGGGGAGGGGTCCAGGGATGACCCTGGACCCCGGGGTGATGCCCCACCCTTCGTGGCTGACCCGGCCACCCAG GTTGAGGTTGATGAACAGCTTTGCATACCACCGGTGAACCCCCAaacctgcctcctgggctcagaggaGAATTTAGCCCTTTTGGCAGGAGAGAAAGCAGTGTCTCCTGGGAATGACCCAGTCTCTCCAGCCATGGTCCGGAGCAGAAACTCTGGGAAAGATGACTGTGCCAAGGAGGAGATGGCAGTGGCAGCAGATGCTGCAACCTTGGTGGATGGTaaag AGCCCGAGTCGATGGTGAACCTGGCATTTGTCAAGAATGATTCGTATGAGAAGGGCCCGGATTCAGTGGTGGTGCACGTGTACGTGAAGGAGATCTGCAGGGACACCTCGAGAGTACTTTTTCGTGAGCAGGACTTCACACTCATCTTCCAGACCAG GGATGGAAACTTCCTGAGGCTGCACCCAGGCTGTGGGCCCCACACCATCTTCCGTTGGCAGGTGAAGCTCAG GAATCTGATTGAGCCAGAGCAGTGCACCTTCTGTTTCACGGCTTCTCGCATCGACATCTGCCTTCGTAAGAGGCAGAGTCAGCGCTGGGGGGGCCTGGAGGCCCCGGCTACACGAG TGGGTGGTGCAAAGGTTGCCGTGCCGACAGGTCCAACCCCTCTGGATTCAACCCCACCAGGAGgtgctccccaccccctgacaggccagGAGGAGGCCCGGGCTATGGAGAAGGATAAATCCAAGGCACGATCTGAGGACACAGGGCTAGAGAGTGTGGCAACCCGCACACCTATGGAGCATGTAACCCCAAAGCCAGAGACACACCTGGCGTCG CCCAAGCCTACATGTATGGTGCCTCCCATGCCCCACAGCCCGGTTAGTGGAGATAgcgtggaggaggaggaagaggaagagaagaaagtgtGTCTGCCAGGCTTCACTGGCCTTGTCAATTTAGGCAACACCTGCTTCATGAACAGCGTCATTCAGTCTCTGTCCAACACTCGGGAACTCCGGGACTTCTTCCATG ACCGCTCCTTTGAGGCTGAGATAAACTACAACAACCCACTAGGGACTGGTGGGCGTCTGGCCATTGGCTTTGCTGTGCTGCTTCGGGCGCTATGGAAGGGCACCCACCATGCCTTCCAGCCTTCCAAGTTGAAG GCCATTGTGGCGAGTAAGGCCAGCCAGTTCACAGGCTATGCGCAGCATGATGCCCAGGAGTTCATGGCTTTCCTGCTGGATGGGCTGCACGAGGACCTGAATCGCATTCAGAACAAGCCCTACACAGAGACCGTGGACTCAGATGGGCGGCCCGATGAG GTGGTAGCTGAGGAAGCATGGCAGCGGCACAAGATGAGGAATGACTCTTTCATCGTGGACCTATTTCAGGGGCAGTACAAGTCGAAGCTGGTGTGCCCTGTGTGTGCCAAG GTCTCCATCACTTTTGACCCGTTTCTTTATCTGCCGGTGCCCTTGCCACAAAAGCAAAAGGTTCTCCCTGTCTTTTATTTCGCCCGAGAGCCCCACAGCAAGCCCATTAAG TTCCTGGTGAGCGTCAGCAAGGAGAACTCCACTGCCAGTGAAGTATTGGACTCCCTCTCTCAAAGCGTTCGTGTGAAGCCTGAGAATCTGCGTTTGGCGGAG GTAATTAAGAATCGTTTCCATCGTGTGTTCCTGCCCTCCCACTCACTGGACACTGTGTCCCCATCTGATATGCTCCTCTGCTTTGAGCTGCTATCCCCAGAGTTGGCTAAGGAGCGGGTAGTGGTGCTAGAGGTGCAACAG CGCCCCCAGGTGCCCAGCGTCCCCATCTCCAAGTGTGCAGCCTGCCAGCGGAAGCAACAGTCGGAGGATGAAAAGCTGAAGCGCTGTACCCGGTGCTACCGTGTGGGCTACTGCAACCA GCTCTGCCAGAAAACCCACTGGCCTGACCACAAGGGCCTCTGCCGACCTGAGAACATTGGCTACCCCTTCCTGGTCAGTGTACCTGCCTCACGCCTCACTTATGCCCGCCTTGCTCAGCTGCTAGAGGGCTATGCCCG GTACTCTGTGAGTGTATTCCAGCCACCCTTTCAGCCTGGCCGCATGGCCTTGGAGTCTCAGAGCCCTGGCTGCACCACACTGCTCTCCACTGGCTCCCTGGAGGCTGGGGACAGTGAGAGGGACCCCATTCAGCCACCTGAGCTCCAGCTGGTGACCCCTATGGCTGAGGGGGACACAGGGCTTCCCCGGGTGTGGGCAGCCCCTGACCGGGGTCCTGTGCCCAGCACCAGTGGAATTTCTTCTGAGATACTGGCCAGTGGGCCCACTGAGGTTGGCTCCTTGCCTGCTGGCGAGAGGGTGTCCCGACCCGAAG CCGCTGTGCCTGGGTACCAGCACCCAAGTGAAGCTATGAATGCCCACACACCACagttcttcatctataaaattgacTCATCCAACCGAGAGCAGCGGCTAGAGGACAAAG GAGACACCCCACTGGAGCTGGGTGACGATTGTAGCCTGGCTCTCGTCTGGAGGAACAATGAGCGTTTGCAGGAGTTTGTGTTGGTAGCCTCCAAGGAGCTGGAATGTGCTGAGGATCCAGGCTCTGCCGGTGAGGCTGCCCGGGCCGGCCACTTCACTCTGGACCAGTGCCTCAACCTCTTCACACGGCCTGAGGTGCTGGCACCCGAGGAGGCCTG GTACTGCCCACAGTGCAAACAGCACCGTGAGGCCTCCAAGCAGCTGTTGCTATGGCGCCTGCCAAATGTTCTCATCGTGCAGCTCAAGCGCTTCTCCTTTCGTAGTTTTATCTGGCGTGACAAGATCAATGACTTAGTGGAGTTCCCTGTTCG GAACCTGGACCTGAGCAAGTTCTGCATTGGTCAGAAAGAGGAGCAGCTGCCCAGCTATGATCTGTATGCTGTCATCAACCACTATGGAGGCATGATTGGTGGCCACTACACTGCCTGTGCACGCCTGCCCAATGATCGTAGCAGTCAGCGCAGTGACGTGG GCTGGCGCTTGTTTGATGACAGCACGGTGACAACGGTAGACGAGAGCCAGGTTGTGACGCGTTATGCCTATGTACTCTTCTACCGCCGGCGGAACTCTCCTGTGGAGAGGCCCCCCAGGGCAGGTCACTCTGAGCACCACCCAGACCTAGGCCCTGCAGCTGAGGCTGCTGCCAGCCAG GGACTAGGCCCTGGCCAGGCCCCCGAGGTGGCCCCCACGCGGACAGCCCCTGAACGCTTCGCCCCCCCTGTGGATCGGCCAGCCCCCACCTACAGCAACATGGAGGAGGTGGATTAG
- the USP19 gene encoding ubiquitin carboxyl-terminal hydrolase 19 isoform X4, giving the protein MSGGASATGPRRGPPGLEDATSKKKQKDRANQESKDGDPRKETGSRYVAQAGLELLASGDPSASASCAAGITGSRHHSRLFFPSLSGSASTPREEQTKEGACEDPHDLLATPPPELLLDWRQSAEEVIVKLHVGVGPLQLEDVDAAFTDTDCVVRFAGGQQWGGVFYAEIKSSCAKVQTRKGSLLHLTLPKKVPMLTWPSLLKKPLGTQELVPGLQCQENGQELSPTALEPGPEPHRAKQEARNQKRAQGRGEVGSGAGPGAQAGPSAKRAVHLCRGPEGEGSRDDPGPRGDAPPFVADPATQVEVDEQLCIPPVNPQTCLLGSEENLALLAGEKAVSPGNDPVSPAMVRSRNSGKDDCAKEEMAVAADAATLVDEPESMVNLAFVKNDSYEKGPDSVVVHVYVKEICRDTSRVLFREQDFTLIFQTRDGNFLRLHPGCGPHTIFRWQVKLRNLIEPEQCTFCFTASRIDICLRKRQSQRWGGLEAPATRGAVGGAKVAVPTGPTPLDSTPPGGAPHPLTGQEEARAMEKDKSKARSEDTGLESVATRTPMEHVTPKPETHLASPKPTCMVPPMPHSPVSGDSVEEEEEEEKKVCLPGFTGLVNLGNTCFMNSVIQSLSNTRELRDFFHDRSFEAEINYNNPLGTGGRLAIGFAVLLRALWKGTHHAFQPSKLKAIVASKASQFTGYAQHDAQEFMAFLLDGLHEDLNRIQNKPYTETVDSDGRPDEVVAEEAWQRHKMRNDSFIVDLFQGQYKSKLVCPVCAKVSITFDPFLYLPVPLPQKQKVLPVFYFAREPHSKPIKFLVSVSKENSTASEVLDSLSQSVRVKPENLRLAEVIKNRFHRVFLPSHSLDTVSPSDMLLCFELLSPELAKERVVVLEVQQRPQVPSVPISKCAACQRKQQSEDEKLKRCTRCYRVGYCNQLCQKTHWPDHKGLCRPENIGYPFLVSVPASRLTYARLAQLLEGYARYSVSVFQPPFQPGRMALESQSPGCTTLLSTGSLEAGDSERDPIQPPELQLVTPMAEGDTGLPRVWAAPDRGPVPSTSGISSEILASGPTEVGSLPAGERVSRPEAAVPGYQHPSEAMNAHTPQFFIYKIDSSNREQRLEDKGDTPLELGDDCSLALVWRNNERLQEFVLVASKELECAEDPGSAGEAARAGHFTLDQCLNLFTRPEVLAPEEAWYCPQCKQHREASKQLLLWRLPNVLIVQLKRFSFRSFIWRDKINDLVEFPVRNLDLSKFCIGQKEEQLPSYDLYAVINHYGGMIGGHYTACARLPNDRSSQRSDVGWRLFDDSTVTTVDESQVVTRYAYVLFYRRRNSPVERPPRAGHSEHHPDLGPAAEAAASQGLGPGQAPEVAPTRTAPERFAPPVDRPAPTYSNMEEVD; this is encoded by the exons ATGTCTGGCGGGGCCAGTGCCACAGGCCCAAGGAGAGGGCCCCCAGGACTGGAGGACGCAACTAGTAAGAAGAAGCAGAAGGATCGAGCAAACCAGGAGAGCAAGGATGGAGATCCTAGGAAAG agacagggtctcgatatgttgcccaggctggtcttgaacttctggcctcaggtgatccttctgcctcagcctcctgcgcagctgggatcacaggctcacgccaccattcCCGGCTGTTCTTTCCTTCATTGTCAGGGTCAGCATCCACTCCTCGGGAGGAGCAGACCAAAGAGG GAGCTTGTGAAGACCCTCATGATCTCTTGGCTACTCCCCCTCCAGAGTTGTTGCTCGATTGGAGGCAGAGTGCAGAAGAGGTGATTGTCAAGCTTCATGTGGGAGTAGGTCCCCTGCAGCTGGAGGATGTAGATGCTGCTTTCACAGATACGGACTGTGTGGTGCGGTTTGCAG GTGGTCAGCAGTGGGGTGGTGTCTTCTATGCTGAGATAAAAAGCTCTTGTGCTAAAGTGCAAACCCGCAAGGGCAGTCTCCTGCACCTGACACTGCCCAAAAAGGTGCCTATGCTCACGTGGCCCTCCCTCCTG AAGAAACCTCTAGGGACCCAGGAGCTGGTGCCGGGGCTGCAGTGCCAGGAGAATGGGCAGGAACTGTCTCCCACTGCCCTGGAGCCAGGCCCTGAGCCCCACCGGGCTAAGCAGGAGGCCCGGAACCAGAAGCGGGCCCAGGGCCGTGGTGAGGTAGGCTCAGGGGCTGGCCCCGGGGCCCAGGCAGGGCCCAGCGCCAAGAGGGCTGTGCATCTCTGCAGAGGGCCAGAGGGGGAGGGGTCCAGGGATGACCCTGGACCCCGGGGTGATGCCCCACCCTTCGTGGCTGACCCGGCCACCCAG GTTGAGGTTGATGAACAGCTTTGCATACCACCGGTGAACCCCCAaacctgcctcctgggctcagaggaGAATTTAGCCCTTTTGGCAGGAGAGAAAGCAGTGTCTCCTGGGAATGACCCAGTCTCTCCAGCCATGGTCCGGAGCAGAAACTCTGGGAAAGATGACTGTGCCAAGGAGGAGATGGCAGTGGCAGCAGATGCTGCAACCTTGGTGGATG AGCCCGAGTCGATGGTGAACCTGGCATTTGTCAAGAATGATTCGTATGAGAAGGGCCCGGATTCAGTGGTGGTGCACGTGTACGTGAAGGAGATCTGCAGGGACACCTCGAGAGTACTTTTTCGTGAGCAGGACTTCACACTCATCTTCCAGACCAG GGATGGAAACTTCCTGAGGCTGCACCCAGGCTGTGGGCCCCACACCATCTTCCGTTGGCAGGTGAAGCTCAG GAATCTGATTGAGCCAGAGCAGTGCACCTTCTGTTTCACGGCTTCTCGCATCGACATCTGCCTTCGTAAGAGGCAGAGTCAGCGCTGGGGGGGCCTGGAGGCCCCGGCTACACGAG GTGCAGTGGGTGGTGCAAAGGTTGCCGTGCCGACAGGTCCAACCCCTCTGGATTCAACCCCACCAGGAGgtgctccccaccccctgacaggccagGAGGAGGCCCGGGCTATGGAGAAGGATAAATCCAAGGCACGATCTGAGGACACAGGGCTAGAGAGTGTGGCAACCCGCACACCTATGGAGCATGTAACCCCAAAGCCAGAGACACACCTGGCGTCG CCCAAGCCTACATGTATGGTGCCTCCCATGCCCCACAGCCCGGTTAGTGGAGATAgcgtggaggaggaggaagaggaagagaagaaagtgtGTCTGCCAGGCTTCACTGGCCTTGTCAATTTAGGCAACACCTGCTTCATGAACAGCGTCATTCAGTCTCTGTCCAACACTCGGGAACTCCGGGACTTCTTCCATG ACCGCTCCTTTGAGGCTGAGATAAACTACAACAACCCACTAGGGACTGGTGGGCGTCTGGCCATTGGCTTTGCTGTGCTGCTTCGGGCGCTATGGAAGGGCACCCACCATGCCTTCCAGCCTTCCAAGTTGAAG GCCATTGTGGCGAGTAAGGCCAGCCAGTTCACAGGCTATGCGCAGCATGATGCCCAGGAGTTCATGGCTTTCCTGCTGGATGGGCTGCACGAGGACCTGAATCGCATTCAGAACAAGCCCTACACAGAGACCGTGGACTCAGATGGGCGGCCCGATGAG GTGGTAGCTGAGGAAGCATGGCAGCGGCACAAGATGAGGAATGACTCTTTCATCGTGGACCTATTTCAGGGGCAGTACAAGTCGAAGCTGGTGTGCCCTGTGTGTGCCAAG GTCTCCATCACTTTTGACCCGTTTCTTTATCTGCCGGTGCCCTTGCCACAAAAGCAAAAGGTTCTCCCTGTCTTTTATTTCGCCCGAGAGCCCCACAGCAAGCCCATTAAG TTCCTGGTGAGCGTCAGCAAGGAGAACTCCACTGCCAGTGAAGTATTGGACTCCCTCTCTCAAAGCGTTCGTGTGAAGCCTGAGAATCTGCGTTTGGCGGAG GTAATTAAGAATCGTTTCCATCGTGTGTTCCTGCCCTCCCACTCACTGGACACTGTGTCCCCATCTGATATGCTCCTCTGCTTTGAGCTGCTATCCCCAGAGTTGGCTAAGGAGCGGGTAGTGGTGCTAGAGGTGCAACAG CGCCCCCAGGTGCCCAGCGTCCCCATCTCCAAGTGTGCAGCCTGCCAGCGGAAGCAACAGTCGGAGGATGAAAAGCTGAAGCGCTGTACCCGGTGCTACCGTGTGGGCTACTGCAACCA GCTCTGCCAGAAAACCCACTGGCCTGACCACAAGGGCCTCTGCCGACCTGAGAACATTGGCTACCCCTTCCTGGTCAGTGTACCTGCCTCACGCCTCACTTATGCCCGCCTTGCTCAGCTGCTAGAGGGCTATGCCCG GTACTCTGTGAGTGTATTCCAGCCACCCTTTCAGCCTGGCCGCATGGCCTTGGAGTCTCAGAGCCCTGGCTGCACCACACTGCTCTCCACTGGCTCCCTGGAGGCTGGGGACAGTGAGAGGGACCCCATTCAGCCACCTGAGCTCCAGCTGGTGACCCCTATGGCTGAGGGGGACACAGGGCTTCCCCGGGTGTGGGCAGCCCCTGACCGGGGTCCTGTGCCCAGCACCAGTGGAATTTCTTCTGAGATACTGGCCAGTGGGCCCACTGAGGTTGGCTCCTTGCCTGCTGGCGAGAGGGTGTCCCGACCCGAAG CCGCTGTGCCTGGGTACCAGCACCCAAGTGAAGCTATGAATGCCCACACACCACagttcttcatctataaaattgacTCATCCAACCGAGAGCAGCGGCTAGAGGACAAAG GAGACACCCCACTGGAGCTGGGTGACGATTGTAGCCTGGCTCTCGTCTGGAGGAACAATGAGCGTTTGCAGGAGTTTGTGTTGGTAGCCTCCAAGGAGCTGGAATGTGCTGAGGATCCAGGCTCTGCCGGTGAGGCTGCCCGGGCCGGCCACTTCACTCTGGACCAGTGCCTCAACCTCTTCACACGGCCTGAGGTGCTGGCACCCGAGGAGGCCTG GTACTGCCCACAGTGCAAACAGCACCGTGAGGCCTCCAAGCAGCTGTTGCTATGGCGCCTGCCAAATGTTCTCATCGTGCAGCTCAAGCGCTTCTCCTTTCGTAGTTTTATCTGGCGTGACAAGATCAATGACTTAGTGGAGTTCCCTGTTCG GAACCTGGACCTGAGCAAGTTCTGCATTGGTCAGAAAGAGGAGCAGCTGCCCAGCTATGATCTGTATGCTGTCATCAACCACTATGGAGGCATGATTGGTGGCCACTACACTGCCTGTGCACGCCTGCCCAATGATCGTAGCAGTCAGCGCAGTGACGTGG GCTGGCGCTTGTTTGATGACAGCACGGTGACAACGGTAGACGAGAGCCAGGTTGTGACGCGTTATGCCTATGTACTCTTCTACCGCCGGCGGAACTCTCCTGTGGAGAGGCCCCCCAGGGCAGGTCACTCTGAGCACCACCCAGACCTAGGCCCTGCAGCTGAGGCTGCTGCCAGCCAG GGACTAGGCCCTGGCCAGGCCCCCGAGGTGGCCCCCACGCGGACAGCCCCTGAACGCTTCGCCCCCCCTGTGGATCGGCCAGCCCCCACCTACAGCAACATGGAGGAGGTGGATTAG